In Burkholderiales bacterium, a single genomic region encodes these proteins:
- a CDS encoding tripartite tricarboxylate transporter substrate binding protein → MNRNATLIAGAIAAAFSVAAPASAQTYPTKPVRVIVPFAPGGGTDVTTRAVSQRLTERLGNTFVVDNRGGANGVIGVDLAVKSPADGYTLVAISNSHTVNVSIYKKLSYDLVRDLAPIAEFTTQPFALVVNPSLPAKSVKELIAYARANPGKLNYGSSGTGGISHLSGAMFGSIAGIELSHVPYKGGTPAMIDVISGQIQMLFSTLLQANPHIKSGKLRVLAVTTPKRNSLAPELPTMSEAGVPGYDVSQWFGLTAPAKTPKAIVTKLNAEIVKILQEPEMKARIAADGAEPVGGTPEEFSAHIRRDIAKWAKVVKHIGLQAE, encoded by the coding sequence ATGAACCGTAACGCAACCCTGATCGCGGGGGCGATCGCCGCCGCATTTTCGGTCGCAGCGCCTGCGAGCGCGCAAACCTATCCGACGAAGCCGGTGCGCGTCATCGTTCCGTTCGCCCCCGGCGGCGGCACCGACGTCACGACGCGCGCGGTCTCGCAGCGCCTCACCGAGCGCCTCGGCAACACCTTCGTCGTCGACAACCGCGGCGGCGCCAACGGCGTCATCGGCGTGGACCTCGCGGTGAAATCGCCGGCCGACGGCTACACCCTCGTGGCGATCTCCAACAGCCACACGGTCAACGTGAGCATCTACAAAAAGCTCTCGTACGATCTGGTGCGCGATCTGGCGCCCATCGCCGAGTTCACCACGCAGCCTTTCGCGCTGGTCGTCAACCCGTCGCTGCCGGCGAAATCGGTGAAGGAGCTGATCGCCTACGCCAGGGCGAATCCGGGCAAGCTCAATTACGGTTCGTCGGGCACCGGCGGCATCAGCCACCTGTCGGGCGCGATGTTCGGTTCGATCGCCGGCATCGAGCTGAGCCACGTCCCCTACAAGGGCGGCACGCCGGCGATGATCGACGTCATCTCGGGCCAGATCCAGATGCTGTTCTCCACGCTGCTCCAGGCGAACCCACACATCAAGAGCGGCAAGCTGCGCGTGCTCGCGGTCACCACGCCCAAGCGCAACTCGCTCGCACCGGAGCTGCCGACGATGAGCGAGGCGGGCGTGCCCGGCTACGACGTGTCGCAGTGGTTCGGCCTCACCGCGCCGGCGAAGACGCCCAAGGCCATCGTGACGAAGCTCAACGCCGAGATCGTCAAGATCCTGCAGGAGCCGGAGATGAAGGCGCGCATCGCGGCCGACGGCGCGGAGCCGGTCGGCGGCACGCCGGAAGAGTTCAGCGCCCACATCCGCCGCGACATCGCGAAGTGGGCGAAGGTCGTGAAGCACATCGGTCTGCAGGCCGAGTGA
- a CDS encoding LysR substrate-binding domain-containing protein, translated as MTLRQLRFICEIVDRELSISRAAEALHTSQPSVSRQIQALEDELGFSIFRRSRRRLLGITARGEDVVRIARTMHRLSDDLKRMGRDVDAADSGDLTIAASHTHARYSLPDVIERFMQQYPQVKLVLRQGDPSSMADLLSRGEADLLISAKPVEPRADILFLPCRRVHRIILAPRSHPICAASRLTLRQLARYPLITYDKAYEAHGQVRRAFADAGLEPNIVLTATDIGVMKTYVERGMGLAIVASIAHRPNEDRAFCVLDAGHLFAPNTVHIGLRRDAYVPSYVYTFIAMFEPALTRAKVARAAAAQ; from the coding sequence ATGACCCTGCGTCAGCTCCGCTTCATCTGCGAGATCGTCGATCGTGAGCTTTCGATCTCCCGCGCCGCCGAAGCCCTCCATACCTCCCAGCCGAGCGTGAGCCGCCAGATACAGGCGCTCGAGGACGAGCTCGGTTTTTCGATCTTCCGGCGCTCGCGGCGCCGCCTGCTCGGCATCACCGCGCGCGGCGAGGACGTCGTGCGCATCGCACGCACGATGCATCGGCTGTCCGACGACCTGAAGCGCATGGGGCGCGACGTCGACGCCGCCGACAGCGGCGATCTCACCATCGCGGCCTCTCACACCCATGCGCGCTATTCGCTGCCCGACGTGATCGAGCGCTTCATGCAGCAATACCCGCAGGTGAAGCTGGTGCTGAGGCAGGGCGACCCGTCGAGCATGGCCGACCTGCTGAGCCGCGGCGAAGCGGACCTGCTGATCTCGGCGAAGCCCGTGGAGCCGCGGGCCGACATCCTGTTCCTGCCCTGCCGGCGCGTGCATCGCATCATCCTCGCGCCCCGGAGCCACCCGATCTGCGCCGCCTCGCGCCTCACCCTGCGCCAGCTCGCGAGGTATCCGCTCATCACCTACGACAAGGCTTACGAAGCGCACGGCCAGGTGCGGCGCGCGTTCGCCGACGCGGGGCTCGAGCCCAACATCGTGCTCACCGCCACCGACATCGGGGTCATGAAGACTTACGTCGAGCGCGGGATGGGGCTCGCGATCGTCGCCTCGATCGCCCATCGCCCCAATGAAGACCGCGCGTTCTGCGTGCTCGACGCAGGGCATCTGTTCGCGCCCAACACGGTGCACATCGGATTGCGGCGCGACGCCTACGTGCCTTCGTACGTCTACACCTTCATCGCGATGTTCGAGCCGGCGCTGACGCGCGCCAAGGTCGCCCGCGCCGCCGCGGCCCAATAG
- a CDS encoding enoyl-CoA hydratase/isomerase family protein encodes MADDALIAAREDGVTRLTLNRAQKANALSAALVEALLEAFERAASDGTRLIVLEGAGPHFCAGFDFTDYESASDGDLALRFVRIETLLQAIHHSPCETLALAHGRVFGAGADIVASCSRRIAAPDAAFLMPGLRFGVVLGTRRLAARVGGDAARDILSTSRSFDAQEALRIGFLTRIAPREQWPDLVAAARGESAKLSPAASAALGVATLRDTRAEDMAALARSVSVPGLKERIRAFREGQARRPAR; translated from the coding sequence ATGGCGGACGACGCGCTGATCGCCGCGCGCGAGGACGGGGTCACCCGCCTCACGCTCAACCGCGCGCAGAAGGCGAACGCCCTGTCCGCCGCGCTGGTCGAGGCGCTGCTCGAAGCGTTCGAGCGCGCGGCGAGCGACGGCACGCGCCTCATCGTGCTCGAGGGCGCGGGCCCGCACTTCTGCGCGGGCTTCGACTTCACCGACTACGAGAGCGCCAGCGACGGCGATCTCGCGCTGCGCTTCGTCCGCATCGAGACGCTGCTGCAGGCGATCCATCACAGCCCCTGCGAGACGCTCGCGCTCGCGCACGGCCGCGTGTTCGGCGCCGGCGCGGACATCGTCGCCTCGTGCAGCCGGCGCATCGCCGCGCCCGATGCGGCGTTTCTCATGCCGGGCCTGCGCTTCGGCGTGGTGCTGGGCACGCGCCGCCTCGCCGCGCGCGTGGGCGGCGACGCCGCGCGCGACATCCTGTCGACGTCGCGCAGCTTCGATGCTCAGGAAGCGCTGCGCATCGGGTTCCTCACCCGGATTGCGCCCCGCGAACAATGGCCGGACCTCGTCGCCGCCGCTCGCGGGGAGAGCGCGAAGCTCTCGCCGGCGGCGTCGGCGGCGCTGGGCGTAGCCACGCTGCGCGACACGCGCGCGGAAGACATGGCTGCGCTGGCGCGGTCGGTGAGTGTGCCGGGACTGAAGGAGCGCATCCGCGCGTTTCGCGAAGGACAGGCGCGCCGGCCGGCCCGGTGA